A segment of the Babylonia areolata isolate BAREFJ2019XMU chromosome 7, ASM4173473v1, whole genome shotgun sequence genome:
agcaacaacggcaataacaacaacagcaataataataataataacaacaacaacagtaataatgacaacaccagcaacaacaccaacagcagtagcaacaacgacaataacaacagcaataataataataacagcaacaacaacagcaacgacaccaacagcagtagcaacaacgacaataacaacagcaataataataataacagcaacaacaacagcaacgacaccaacagcagtagcaacaacgacaataacaacagcaataataataataacaacaacaacagcaagaacggCAATAATGATAACACCAGCAACgatagcaacaagaagaagaagaagaaagaagaagaagaaggaggaggaggaggaggagtaggaggaggagaagtgagggaggagaagaaggaggaaaggaagaagaagcagaaggaggaggaggaggaggaggaggagaagtgagggaggaggagaaggaggaggaggaggagaagtgagggaggaggaggaggaggaggaggagaagtgagggaggaggaggaggaggaggaggaggagaaggagaagaaggaggaggaggaggaggagaaggaggaggagaaggaggagaaggaggaggagaaggaggaggaggagaaggaggagaagtgagggaggaggaggaggtgagggaggaggagaggtgagggaggaggagaagtgagggaggaggagaagtgagggaggagaagaaggaggaaaggaagaagaagcacaagcagcagaagaaaaagaacaagaagtgtGATAAGAATAATGAAACCTAAAACATATGTATCATCAATCTATCAGATAATCCACCCCTTTATCAATCGACTCACCCAGACACCAACCCCCAAACCATCAACTTGCCCAAGAATCAATCCATATACCCGGCTATCAGTCCACCCATCAATTTATCCAAATGCCCGGCTATCAATCCACCCATCAATTTATCCAAATGCCCGGCTATTAATCCACCCATCAATTACTCCAAATGTCCGGCTATTAATCCACCCATCAACTTATCCAAATGCCCGGCTACTAACCCACCTACCAATTTATCCAAATAGCCGGCTATTAATCCACCCATCAATTTATCCAAATGCCCGGCTATTAATCCACCCATCAATTTATCCAAATGCCCGGCTGTTATTCCACCCATCAATTTATCCAAATGCCCGGCTATTAATCCACCCATCAATTTATCCAAATGCCCGGCTATTAATCCATCCATCAATTTATCCAAATGCCCGGCTATCAGTCCACCCATCAATTTATCCAAATGCCCGGCTATCAATCCACCCATCAATTTATCCAAATGCCCGGCTATTAATCCACCCATCAATTACTCCAAATGTCCGGCTATTAATCCACCCATCAATTTATCCAAATGCCCGGCTATTAATCCGACCATTAATCTATCCAAATGCCCGGCTATTAATCCATCCATCAATTTATCCAATTGTCCGGCTATTGATCCACCCATCAATTTCTCCAAATATCCGGCTATTAATCCACCCATCAATTTATCCAAATAACCGGCTGCTATTAATCCACCGATCAATTTATCCAAATGCCCGGCTACTAACCCATCCATCAATTTATCCAAATGCCCGGCTATTAATCCACCCATCAATTTATCCAAATGCCCGGCTATTAATCCACCCATCAATTTATCCAAATAACCGGCTGCTATTAATCCACCGATCAATTTATCCAAATGCCCGGCTACTAACCCATCCATCAATTTATCCAAATGCCCGGCTATTAATCCACCCATCAATTTATCCAAATGTCCGGCTATTAATCCACCCATCAATTTATCCAAATGCCCGGCTATTAATCCACCCATCAATTTATCCAAATGTCCGGCTATTAATCCACCCATCAATTTATCCAAATGCCCGGCTATTAATCCACCCATCAATTTATCCAAATGACCGGCTATTAATCCACCCATCAATCCATTCAAATGCCCGGCTATTAATCCACCCATCAATTTATCCAAATATCCGGCTGTTAATCCACCCATCAATTTATCCAAATGCCCGGCTattaatccaccccccccccctccccagccatcAATCCACCCACACCAGTCACACTGTCCAAATAACTGCCCTGTCCTTCAGTCCACCCATCCAACACTGCCAACACAACCCAGCCAGCACCACGTAGCAGCAAGCATCCCCGGACAAGAAGAGAGCCGCACAGAGGCGCGCGGTACGCACGTGTGCACGAGGCGTTGTCAGACCCCAGGGTGTAGCCCTCGCCACACGAGCACGTGAAGCTTCCCGCCCTGTTCTGGCagctgcccccacaccccccgttaCGATCGGCGCACTCGTCGATGTCTGGCAACGAGCGGATAACGATCAGAGTGTGTGCGTTACATTTCTGTCTGTTGTTTATATTCAGtcattaatttgttttgttttgttttttccacttttGTGTGATATTGTTTTCATGTAGTGAGTATACGTTTGTTACTATTACACAGTCATAAAaattaattgatgatgatgatggctggttctttgcttgcgaagatcagtgggaagttcccgccagggatgggcggcatgccttttgatgactgattagtccaatccgtgatctgcagagtctgcggcattgtgggcaggtgtagatctggactgcgttgctgggctgcggacctgggtctttccttctccttcttttctcctggatgttcaggcgtctggtttcctcaaagtgttgggttcccctgagcgttgaagatctccagctacctctatctgatgctgactgcttccatgtcttggggttgatgtccgcttggcatagttgcttcttcagttggtccttgaatcttttctgtggtgcgcctgtattgcgtttgccttggaccaACTCCCCATAGAATACTGCTTTCGGTATTATATAGTCATAAAAAttatgtttatcattattatcaacattattcgCTTTCATGTAATTGGTCACTCATTGATTCATTTTTGAAAACAGAGTgtatatttcttttattcatctctctctctctctctctctctctctatatatatatatatatatatatatatatatatatatatatatatatattattcgcTTGTATGTGATTACTCATTGATTAGTTCATTTTGACAACAGAGCGTGCGTTTGGCTGTTGTTGCTATATTCGTTTATTATCCgcttttgtttgattatttatgtgtttatttgagACGGTTTTTGTTCTTCATTGCAAAGTCCCACAAatgcaaataaaaacaacaacaacaacacacaaatatgATAAAACTTCACAATTTATCAATCctggtaaaatataaaaaaaaacttatgAATTGTTTGTACTGGTGACAAAGTTAAGTGGTGCTTaactaaaaataaagaaagaaacaaaaactgtcAACAGTTCGTGCAAGCTTCTGTTATATTTTCTCCACCTGCGATAccctttgattttgtttttcgtttccttCTTTTGAATGATCACAATACAGGAGCTTAGATTTGTACTTGCGATGACTGAGCGCTTGAAATTTACTATTacaattttcattatcatcagaattatgattattttttggGAGTCCAAGAAAGATCGAACACCAGCTCGGAACAAGGGCACTCACTCACCGCGGCAGTTCGTGCCCAACAGGGGGAAGATAGAGTAGCCTTCCTTGCACATGCAGGCTGTTCGCGACCTTGCCCttggtgactgtgtggtcatgTTGTCGGGGCAGCTCTGGCACCCTTCCTTGCTGGACAGGGAGTCATCCCTGAAGGTTCCCTTGGGGCACTCTGTGGGGCAGGGACACAACGGGAATTCCCGTCTATTAaagcaacgataatgatgataataacaatgacgataacaacaacaacaacaacactattactactactgctactactaacgatgatgatatcatcatcatcatcatcatcaaaattataATAATACTAAGGACGATGACgattacgataatgatgatgttggtgttgatgacagtaataaaagaacaacaaccatcataataacaacgataatactactactactacatattaATACTCAAACCTCTCTTGCAGGCGTTAACAATAAATGTTAAGTGTACATAACCATACATGCaccgaaacaaacaaacgtgtgcatacataagcatgcacactgACCCTCACACCGCCCACTCATTCACAACCAAAAGTtacgcatacataaacatacatgcagcAAGTACACTGCATACGAACATGCGTGTGGACacgaaaaaaaacattcacacacacacacacacacacacacacacacacacacagagtagaatcTCTCACTACTCCCAAATATTACTGGAAATTTTACTCCATCCACTGGTCCTTTAGCCATGTCTAGGTGCTATTTATTCCGATGAGAAGATAAATCGCGTGAAGCAAACATTTAgtgcaataaaaaaacaaacaacaacaacaacaactgtatgaCAACAAAGGCGTTGTCACTGGTTCACAAAAAATCGAGTGATATTGTAAGagaaacacacttgcagactgaaaaaaaatatgGTGGCCCTGCACTGAAGCTGCACCGCAACACACTACCAGCACCGCAACACATGACACCACATCGTaacaacacacttcaacacaacacaacactatgcaacacacttcaacacaacaacacgcttcaacacaacgcaacaacacaccacaacacaacaacacacttcaacacaacacaacactatgcaacacacttcaacacaacaacacgcttcaacacaacgcaacaacacaccacaacaacacacttcaacacaacacaacaatgcaacacaacacaacgcaacacaacaacacacttcaacacaacaacacacttcaacacaacacaacgcaacacaacaacacacttcaacacaacaacacacttcaacacaacaacacacttcaacacaacacaacacaacaacacaccacaacacaacaacacacttcaacacaacacaaagcaacacaacaacacatttcaacacaacacaacacaccgcgaCACAACAATacacttcaacacaacacaccacaacaacacgttgcaaaacacaacaacacaacacacttaaacacaccacaacaacacacttcaacaacacaacaccacgcttcaacacaacacacatcaacacaacaacacactgcaacacaccacaacacaccacactgtaacacaacacatcacaacaacacaattcaacacaccaacacacaacaacacaccacaccacactaacgcactgcaacacaatacaccaccagaacacatttcaacacgaCACACCGCAACACAGCACGCCGCaagaacacactgcaacacaacacagcaacacacttccatacaacacaacactgcgacacactgcaacacgacacaacaacaacacacctcaacacagcacaccacaagaacacacagcaacacacttccatacaacacaacactgcgacacactgcaacacaacacctcaacacaacaacacacctcaacacaacacaacacaccgcaacacagcacaccacaagagcacactgcaacacaacacaacacagcataacacatccATTGGTggacatcacaccataccacaccacacctcaccacaccacaccacaacatatgatgacaccacaccacaccaccccaccccacaccacaccatatcatatgaTGACACcaatgcacaccacaccacacctcaacacaccacacaccacacgacaccacacctcaccacaccacaccacaccacaccacaacatatgaTGACACCAGtgcacaccacacctcaccacagcacagcacagcacagcacagcacagcacagcacacctcaccacaccacaccacaccacaccacaacatatgaTGACACCagtgcacaccacatcacaccacacctcgcCACAGCACgcctcaccacagcacagcacactacactacaccacagcacaccacaccacaatgccaACTTGACGCCTGACGACAGGTGAACCACCCACCCTCACAGCGGTCCCCCTCCCGGTAGTACCCCAGGAAGCAGTCACATTCATAGCCGTCCTGTGTGTTGATGCACTGCTGGTCACACGAGTGGCTCCCTGCCTGACACTCGTCCTTATCTAGGAAAAAAGACCCAACATATGTAACAGTGAAGTGTCAGAGAGTTTGTCTTGGACCATGACAGGCTGGGCACGGTGACATGATTATGACACAAGGGCGCCACACAGGCTGTACTCTGGGAgacgacacagagacacatgacaCAGGCTGAACACAGGGGCACATGGCACAGGCTGGACACAGGGGCACATGACACAGACTGGACACAGGGGTACATGACACTAGCTGGACACAGGGACATATGACACAGACTGAACACAGGGGcaaatgacacaggctggacacaggggcacatgacacaggctggacacaggggcacatgacacaggctggacacatGACACAGACTGGACACATGACACAGACTGGACACATGACACAGGCTTGACACAGGGGcacatgacacaggctggacacaggggcacatgacacaggctggacacatgacacagactggacacatgacacaggctggacacatgacacaggctggacacagGGGCACATGACACAGACTGGACACATGACACAGACTGGACACATGACACAGACTGGAcacatgacacaggctggacacaggggcacatgacacaggctggacacatgacacagactggacacatgacacagactggacacatgacacaggctggacacagagacacatgacacagactggacacatgacacagactggacacatgacacagactggacacagagacacatgacacaggctggacacatgacacagactggacacatgacacagactggacacagggacacatgacacagactggacatatgacacaggctggacacagGGACACATGACACAGACTGGACACAGGCTGGACACATGACACAGACTGGACACAGGGAcacatgacacaggctggacacatGACACAGACTGGACACAACACAGGCTGGACAcatgacacagactgcacacaggggcacatgacacaggctggacacatgacacaggctggacacatAACACAGGCTGGACAcatgacacagactgcacacagggACATATCACAGGCTGGACACATGACACAGACTGGACAcatgacacagactgcacacagggACATATCACAGGCTGGACACATGACACAGACTGGACACATGAGACAGGCTGGACACAGGGAcacatgacacaggctggacacagggacacatgacacaggctggacacatgacacaggctggacacacgacacaggctggacacatgacacaggctggacacagGGACatatgacacaggctggacacagGTGCACATGACACAGACTGGAcacatgacacaggctggacacagGGACATATGACACAGACTGGACACAGGGGCACATGACACAGACTGGAcacatgacacaggctggacacagGGACatatgacacaggctggacacagGGGCACATGACACAGACTGGAcacatgacacaggctggacacagGGACatatgacacaggctggacacatGACACAAGCTGGACACATGACACA
Coding sequences within it:
- the LOC143284188 gene encoding uncharacterized protein LOC143284188, with amino-acid sequence MGGLIAGHLDKLMGGLIAGHLDKLMELMGGLIAGHLDKLMGGLIAGHLDKLMVPPWLP